A single genomic interval of Rhododendron vialii isolate Sample 1 chromosome 3a, ASM3025357v1 harbors:
- the LOC131320745 gene encoding terpene synthase 10-like: MTMYRMTSSFPNTPAKYVSNYYARNILVFSIKFLSSNTSSLLETNQRNIMALALTSTVPTSLYTHFRLTSQVFIPPVKSICGQVSHTVRCNIGVNQKTSNEKIVRRSANYQPPIWDYDYVQSLNSKYVGDKYVTRATKLKEDVKKMLKEVADPLDGLEIIDDLQRLGVFYHFEEEIKRVLESIYNSKRDGNEDGLHATSLKFRLLRQHGYDVPQEVFDNFMDETGHFKASLCDDIKGMLYSYEASFLSFRGESILEEAKDFATKNLKQYLERKNIDQDLALLVSHALELPLHWRMPRLEARWFIDLCEKRPNMNLTLLQLAKLDFNMVQATHQEDLKHASRWWNRTGLGNKLSFARDRLMENFLWPIGQNFKPQFSNFRRNMTVVNALITVVDDVYDVYGTLDELEIFTDAIERWDIRAMEQIPDYMKICFLAVFNSINEMGYETLKEQDVHIIPHLQKSWTDMCKSYLKEAEWYYSGYTPTIEEYMSNAWISIAAPTMLTHAYFLCTNPINMEGLDWLVEYPNIIRWSATILRLADDLGTSPDEMKRGDTPKSIQCYMHETGASEEDARDHIKYLIGKTWEKMNEDRFADSPFSQTLVEIAMNLARVSQCMYQYGDGHAAQGCETKDRVLSLFINPIPLEY; the protein is encoded by the exons ATGACCATGTATCGTATGACCTCATCATTCCCCAACACTCCAGCAAAGTACGTTTCCAACTATTATGCTCGAAATATCTTggtttttagtataaaattcTTGAGCAGCAACACATCATCTTTGCTAGAAACTAATCAGCGCAATATTATGGCTCTTGCACTTACATCCACAGTTCCTACCTCTCTTTACACCCACTTTAGGCTAACATCTCAAGTCTTTATCCCACCAGTAAAATCTATTTGTGGCCAAGTTTCGCACACCGTTCGATGCAATATCGGTGTCAACCAGAAGACTTCTAATGAAAAGATTGTCAGGCGATCCGCAAACTACCAACCTCCCATTTGGGACTACGACTATGTGCAATCGCTAAATAGTAAATATGTG GGAGACAAGTATGTAACACGGGCAACGAAGTTGAAGGAAGATGTGAAGAAAATGCTTAAAGAAGTAGCGGATCCACTGGATGGACTTGAGATCATTGATGACTTGCAAAGGCTAGGAGTGTTTTACCACTTTGAGGAGGAAATCAAGAGAGTCCTTGAGAGCATATACAACAGCAAACGTGATGGGAATGAAGATGGTTTGCATGCTACATCTCTCAAGTTTAGACTTTTGAGACAACATGGTTATGATGTCCCTCAAG AGGTATTTGACAATTTTATGGACGAGACGGGGCATTTCAAGGCTTCCCTCTGTGATGATATAAAAGGAATGCTATATTCATACGAAGCCTCATTCCTTTCATTTAGGGGTGAAAGCATATTGGAGGAGGCTAAAGATTTTGCTACAAAAAATCTCAAACAATACCTTGAGAGAAAGAACATTGATCAAGATCTTGCCTTGTTGGTCAGCCACGCCTTGGAGCTTCCACTACATTGGAGGATGCCAAGGTTGGAGGCAAGGTGGTTCATCGATTTGTGTGAGAAAAGACCAAATATGAATCTTACGTTGCTTCAACTTGCTAAATTGGATTTTAATATGGTGCAAGCAACTCACCAAGAAGATCTAAAGCATGCATCAAG GTGGTGGAACAGAACCGGTTTGGGAAACAAATTGAGCTTTGCTAGGGACAGGTTGATGGAGAATTTCTTATGGCCCATTGGACAAAATTTCAAGCCTCAATTCTCAAATTTTAGGAGAAACATGACAGTTGTCAATGCTCTTATCACAGTCGTCGATGATGTCTACGATGTTTATGGCACACTAGATGAACTAGAAATTTTTACTGATGCCATTGAAAG GTGGGACATCAGAGCAATGGAACAAATTCCAGACTATATGAAGATATGTTTCCTCGCAGTCTTCAACTCGATTAATGAAATGGGTTACGAGACTCTTAAGGAGCAGGACGTTCACATCATCCCTCACCTCCAGAAATCG TGGACAGATATGTGCAAATCTTATTTGAAGGAGGCAGAATGGTACTACAGCGGATACACACCAACCATTGAAGAATACATGAGCAATGCATGGATTTCAATTGCAGCTCCTACGATGCTAACTCATGCTTACTTTTTGTGCACAAATCCCATCAATATGGAGGGTTTGGACTGGTTAGTGGAATACCCCAATATAATACGGTGGTCGGCCACTATTTTACGACTTGCAGATGATTTGGGAACATCACCG GATGAGATGAAGAGAGGtgacactccaaaatcaataCAATGTTATATGCACGAAACTGGTGCATCAGAGGAAGATGCCCGGGATCACATCAAATACTTGATTGGGAAGACATGGGAGAAGATGAATGAAGACCGATTTGCAGATTCTCCTTTCTCCCAAACTCTTGTTGAAATTGCAATGAATCTTGCTAGGGTGTCCCAGTGCATGTACCAATACGGAGATGGCCATGCTGCTCAAGGTTGTGAGACTAAAGATCGAGTGTTATCTTTGTTTATCAATCCCATTCCGCTTGAATATTAA
- the LOC131320746 gene encoding myrcene synthase, chloroplastic-like isoform X2, whose protein sequence is MLLTTRKATTTTYIFARLETNQRNIMALALTSTVPTSLYTHFRLPSQVFITPVKSIRRQVPHTVRCIGVSPNASDEKIVRRSGNWQPSIWDYDYVQSLNSKYLEDKYVMRATKLKEDVKKMLTEVVDPLDGLEIIDDLQRLGVFYHFEEEIKRVLESIYNSKRDGNEDGLHATSLKFRLLRQHGYNVPQDVFENFMDETGHFKASLCEDIRGMLYLYEASFLSFSGESIMEEAKDFATKNLEQYLKRKDIDQVLASLVSHALELPLHWRLPRLEARWFIDMCERRPNMNPTLLQLAKLDFNMVQATHQEDLKHASRWDISVMEQLPDYMKICFLALFNSINEIAYETLKEQDAHIIPHLRKVWADLCKTYLNEAKWYYSGYTPTLEEYMSNAWISIGAPTMLTHGYFLCTNPINTDSLDWLVKYPDIMRWSATVLRLADDLGTSSDEMERGDNPKSIQCYMHETGASEEDARDHIKYLIGKTWEKMNEERLADSPFSKILVEIAMNIARVSQCMYQYGDGHSTQGQETKDRVLSLFINPVPLE, encoded by the exons ATGCTTTTAACAACCAGAAAAGCGACAACCACAACGTACATCTTTGCTAGATTAGAAACTAATCAGCGCAATATTATGGCTCTTGCACTTACATCCACAGTTCCTACCTCTCTTTACACCCACTTTAGGCTACCATCTCAAGTCTTCATCACACCAGTAAAATCCATTCGTCGCCAGGTTCCGCACACCGTTCGATGCATTGGTGTCAGCCCGAATGCTTCCGATGAAAAGATTGTCAGGCGATCCGGAAACTGGCAACCTTCCATTTGGGACTACGACTACGTGCAATCGCTAAATAGTAAATATCTG GAAGACAAGTACGTAATGCGGGCTACGAAGTTGAAGGAAGATGTGAAGAAAATGCTTACAGAAGTGGTGGATCCATTGGATGGACTTGAGATCATTGATGACTTGCAAAGGCTAGGAGTGTTTTACCACTTCGAGGAGGAAATCAAGAGAGTCCTTGAGAGCATATACAACAGCAAACGTGATGGGAATGAAGATGGTTTGCATGCTACATCTCTCAAGTTCAGACTTTTGAGACAACATGGTTATAATGTCCCTCAAG ATGTATTTGAGAATTTTATGGACGAGACAGGGCATTTCAAGGCTTCCCTTTGCGAGGATATAAGAGGAATGCTATATTTATACGAAGCCTCATTCCTTTcatttagcggtgaaagcataATGGAGGAGGCTAAAGATTTTGCAACCAAAAATCTTGAACAATACCTTAAGAGAAAGGACATTGATCAAGTTCTTGCCTCGTTAGTCAGTCATGCCTTGGAGCTTCCACTACATTGGAGGTTGCCAAGGTTGGAGGCAAGGTGGTTCATCGATATGTGTGAGAGAAGACCGAATATGAATCCTACGTTGCTTCAACTCGCTAAACTGGATTTTAATATGGTGCAGGCAACTCACCAAGAAGATCTAAAGCATGCGTCAAG GTGGGATATCAGTGTAATGGAACAACTTCCAGACTATATGAAGATATGTTTCCTTGCTCTCTTTAACTCGATTAATGAAATAGCTTATGAGACTCTTAAGGAGCAGGACGCTCACATCATCCCTCACCTTCGGAAAGTG TGGGCAGATTTGTGCAAGACTTATTTGAATGAGGCAAAGTGGTACTACAGCGGATACACACCAACTCTTGAAGAATACATGAGCAATGCATGGATTTCAATTGGAGCTCCTACTATGCTAACTCATGGTTACTTTTTGTGTACAAATCCGATCAATACAGATAGCTTGGATTGGTTAGTGAAATACCCCGATATAATGCGGTGGTCGGCCACTGTTTTACGACTTGCAGATGATTTGGGAACATCATCG GATGAGATGGAGAGAGGTGACAATCCGAAATCAATACAATGTTATATGCACGAAACTGGTGCATCAGAGGAAGATGCCCGGGATCACATCAAATACTTGATTGGAAAGACGTGGGAGAAGATGAATGAAGAGCGATTGGCAGATTCTCCCTTCTCCAAAATTCTTGTTGAAATTGCAATGAATATTGCTAGGGTATCCCAGTGCATGTACCAATACGGAGATGGCCATAGTACTCAAGGTCAAGAGACTAAAGACCGAGTGTTATCTCTGTTTATCAATCCTGTTCCACTTGAATAG
- the LOC131320746 gene encoding terpene synthase 10-like isoform X1 produces MLLTTRKATTTTYIFARLETNQRNIMALALTSTVPTSLYTHFRLPSQVFITPVKSIRRQVPHTVRCIGVSPNASDEKIVRRSGNWQPSIWDYDYVQSLNSKYLEDKYVMRATKLKEDVKKMLTEVVDPLDGLEIIDDLQRLGVFYHFEEEIKRVLESIYNSKRDGNEDGLHATSLKFRLLRQHGYNVPQDVFENFMDETGHFKASLCEDIRGMLYLYEASFLSFSGESIMEEAKDFATKNLEQYLKRKDIDQVLASLVSHALELPLHWRLPRLEARWFIDMCERRPNMNPTLLQLAKLDFNMVQATHQEDLKHASRWWIRTGLGKKLSFARDRLMENFLWPIGQNFKPQFSNFRRSMTVVNALITTIDDVYDVYGTLDELEIFTDAIERWDISVMEQLPDYMKICFLALFNSINEIAYETLKEQDAHIIPHLRKVWADLCKTYLNEAKWYYSGYTPTLEEYMSNAWISIGAPTMLTHGYFLCTNPINTDSLDWLVKYPDIMRWSATVLRLADDLGTSSDEMERGDNPKSIQCYMHETGASEEDARDHIKYLIGKTWEKMNEERLADSPFSKILVEIAMNIARVSQCMYQYGDGHSTQGQETKDRVLSLFINPVPLE; encoded by the exons ATGCTTTTAACAACCAGAAAAGCGACAACCACAACGTACATCTTTGCTAGATTAGAAACTAATCAGCGCAATATTATGGCTCTTGCACTTACATCCACAGTTCCTACCTCTCTTTACACCCACTTTAGGCTACCATCTCAAGTCTTCATCACACCAGTAAAATCCATTCGTCGCCAGGTTCCGCACACCGTTCGATGCATTGGTGTCAGCCCGAATGCTTCCGATGAAAAGATTGTCAGGCGATCCGGAAACTGGCAACCTTCCATTTGGGACTACGACTACGTGCAATCGCTAAATAGTAAATATCTG GAAGACAAGTACGTAATGCGGGCTACGAAGTTGAAGGAAGATGTGAAGAAAATGCTTACAGAAGTGGTGGATCCATTGGATGGACTTGAGATCATTGATGACTTGCAAAGGCTAGGAGTGTTTTACCACTTCGAGGAGGAAATCAAGAGAGTCCTTGAGAGCATATACAACAGCAAACGTGATGGGAATGAAGATGGTTTGCATGCTACATCTCTCAAGTTCAGACTTTTGAGACAACATGGTTATAATGTCCCTCAAG ATGTATTTGAGAATTTTATGGACGAGACAGGGCATTTCAAGGCTTCCCTTTGCGAGGATATAAGAGGAATGCTATATTTATACGAAGCCTCATTCCTTTcatttagcggtgaaagcataATGGAGGAGGCTAAAGATTTTGCAACCAAAAATCTTGAACAATACCTTAAGAGAAAGGACATTGATCAAGTTCTTGCCTCGTTAGTCAGTCATGCCTTGGAGCTTCCACTACATTGGAGGTTGCCAAGGTTGGAGGCAAGGTGGTTCATCGATATGTGTGAGAGAAGACCGAATATGAATCCTACGTTGCTTCAACTCGCTAAACTGGATTTTAATATGGTGCAGGCAACTCACCAAGAAGATCTAAAGCATGCGTCAAG GTGGTGGATCAGAACcggtttgggaaaaaaattgagcttTGCTAGGGACAGGTTGATGGAGAATTTCTTATGGCCTATTGGACAAAATTTCAAGCCTCAATTCTCAAATTTTAGGAGAAGCATGACAGTTGTGAATGCTCTGATCACCACCATCGATGATGTCTACGATGTTTATGGCACGCTAGATGAACTAGAAATTTTCACTGATGCCATTGAAAG GTGGGATATCAGTGTAATGGAACAACTTCCAGACTATATGAAGATATGTTTCCTTGCTCTCTTTAACTCGATTAATGAAATAGCTTATGAGACTCTTAAGGAGCAGGACGCTCACATCATCCCTCACCTTCGGAAAGTG TGGGCAGATTTGTGCAAGACTTATTTGAATGAGGCAAAGTGGTACTACAGCGGATACACACCAACTCTTGAAGAATACATGAGCAATGCATGGATTTCAATTGGAGCTCCTACTATGCTAACTCATGGTTACTTTTTGTGTACAAATCCGATCAATACAGATAGCTTGGATTGGTTAGTGAAATACCCCGATATAATGCGGTGGTCGGCCACTGTTTTACGACTTGCAGATGATTTGGGAACATCATCG GATGAGATGGAGAGAGGTGACAATCCGAAATCAATACAATGTTATATGCACGAAACTGGTGCATCAGAGGAAGATGCCCGGGATCACATCAAATACTTGATTGGAAAGACGTGGGAGAAGATGAATGAAGAGCGATTGGCAGATTCTCCCTTCTCCAAAATTCTTGTTGAAATTGCAATGAATATTGCTAGGGTATCCCAGTGCATGTACCAATACGGAGATGGCCATAGTACTCAAGGTCAAGAGACTAAAGACCGAGTGTTATCTCTGTTTATCAATCCTGTTCCACTTGAATAG
- the LOC131320747 gene encoding (-)-alpha-terpineol synthase-like isoform X1 produces the protein MALALTSTVPTSLYTHFRLTSQVFITPVKSIRGQVPHTVRSIGVSPKTSDEKIVRRTANWQPPIWDYDYLQSLNSKYVGDKYVTRATKLKEDVKKILTEVVDPLDGLEIIDDLQRLGVFYHFEEEIKRVLESIYNSKRDGNEDGLHATSLKFRLLRQHGYNVPQDVFENFMDETGHFKASLCEDIRGMLYLYEASFLSFSGESIMEEAKDFATKNLEQYLKRKDIDQVLASLVSHALELPLHWRLPRLEARWFIDMCERRPNMNPMLLQLAKLDFNMVQATHQEDLKHALRWWNRTGLGKKLSFARDRLMENFLWPIGQNFKPQFSNFRRSMTVVNALITTIDDVYDVYGTLDELEIFTDAIERWDISAMEQLPDYMKICFLALFNSINEIAYETLKEQDAHIIPHLRKV, from the exons ATGGCTCTTGCACTTACATCCACAGTTCCTACCTCTCTTTACACCCACTTTAGGCTAACATCTCAAGTCTTCATCACACCAGTAAAATCCATTCGTGGCCAGGTTCCGCACACCGTTCGATCCATTGGTGTCAGCCCGAAGACTTCCGATGAAAAGATTGTCAGGCGAACCGCAAACTGGCAACCTCCCATTTGGGACTACGACTACCTGCAATCGCTAAATAGTAAATATGTG GGAGACAAGTACGTAACACGGGCTACGAAGTTGAAGGAAGATGTGAAGAAAATACTTACAGAAGTTGTGGATCCATTGGATGGACTTGAGATCATTGATGACTTGCAAAGGCTGGGAGTGTTTTACCACTTTGAGGAGGAAATCAAGAGAGTCCTTGAGAGCATATACAACAGCAAACGTGATGGGAATGAAGATGGTCTGCATGCTACATCCCTCAAGTTCAGACTTTTGAGACAACATGGTTATAATGTCCCTCAAG ATGTATTTGAGAATTTTATGGACGAGACAGGGCATTTCAAGGCTTCCCTTTGCGAGGATATAAGAGGAATGCTATATTTATACGAAGCCTCATTCCTTTcatttagcggtgaaagcataATGGAGGAGGCTAAAGATTTTGCAACCAAAAATCTCGAACAATACCTTAAGAGAAAGGACATTGATCAAGTTCTTGCCTCgttggtcagtcatgccttggAGCTTCCACTACATTGGAGGTTGCCAAGGTTGGAGGCAAGGTGGTTCATCGATATGTGTGAGAGAAGACCGAATATGAACCCTATGTTGCTTCAACTCGCTAAACTGGATTTTAATATGGTGCAGGCAACTCACCAAGAAGATCTAAAGCATGCGTTAAG GTGGTGGAACAGAACcggtttgggaaaaaaattgagcttTGCTAGGGACAGGTTGATGGAGAATTTCTTATGGCCTATTGGACAAAATTTCAAGCCTCAATTCTCAAATTTTAGGAGAAGCATGACAGTTGTGAATGCTCTGATCACCACCATCGATGATGTCTACGATGTTTATGGCACGCTAGATGAACTAGAAATTTTCACTGATGCCATTGAAAG GTGGGATATCAGTGCAATGGAACAACTTCCAGACTATATGAAGATATGTTTCCTTGCTCTCTTTAACTCGATTAATGAAATAGCTTATGAGACTCTTAAGGAGCAGGATGCTCACATCATCCCTCACCTTCGGAAAGTG TGA
- the LOC131320747 gene encoding (-)-alpha-terpineol synthase-like isoform X2, which yields MALALTSTVPTSLYTHFRLTSQVFITPVKSIRGQVPHTVRSIGVSPKTSDEKIVRRTANWQPPIWDYDYLQSLNSKYVGDKYVTRATKLKEDVKKILTEVVDPLDGLEIIDDLQRLGVFYHFEEEIKRVLESIYNSKRDGNEDGLHATSLKFRLLRQHGYNVPQDVFENFMDETGHFKASLCEDIRGMLYLYEASFLSFSGESIMEEAKDFATKNLEQYLKRKDIDQVLASLVSHALELPLHWRLPRLEARWFIDMCERRPNMNPMLLQLAKLDFNMVQATHQEDLKHALRWDISAMEQLPDYMKICFLALFNSINEIAYETLKEQDAHIIPHLRKV from the exons ATGGCTCTTGCACTTACATCCACAGTTCCTACCTCTCTTTACACCCACTTTAGGCTAACATCTCAAGTCTTCATCACACCAGTAAAATCCATTCGTGGCCAGGTTCCGCACACCGTTCGATCCATTGGTGTCAGCCCGAAGACTTCCGATGAAAAGATTGTCAGGCGAACCGCAAACTGGCAACCTCCCATTTGGGACTACGACTACCTGCAATCGCTAAATAGTAAATATGTG GGAGACAAGTACGTAACACGGGCTACGAAGTTGAAGGAAGATGTGAAGAAAATACTTACAGAAGTTGTGGATCCATTGGATGGACTTGAGATCATTGATGACTTGCAAAGGCTGGGAGTGTTTTACCACTTTGAGGAGGAAATCAAGAGAGTCCTTGAGAGCATATACAACAGCAAACGTGATGGGAATGAAGATGGTCTGCATGCTACATCCCTCAAGTTCAGACTTTTGAGACAACATGGTTATAATGTCCCTCAAG ATGTATTTGAGAATTTTATGGACGAGACAGGGCATTTCAAGGCTTCCCTTTGCGAGGATATAAGAGGAATGCTATATTTATACGAAGCCTCATTCCTTTcatttagcggtgaaagcataATGGAGGAGGCTAAAGATTTTGCAACCAAAAATCTCGAACAATACCTTAAGAGAAAGGACATTGATCAAGTTCTTGCCTCgttggtcagtcatgccttggAGCTTCCACTACATTGGAGGTTGCCAAGGTTGGAGGCAAGGTGGTTCATCGATATGTGTGAGAGAAGACCGAATATGAACCCTATGTTGCTTCAACTCGCTAAACTGGATTTTAATATGGTGCAGGCAACTCACCAAGAAGATCTAAAGCATGCGTTAAG GTGGGATATCAGTGCAATGGAACAACTTCCAGACTATATGAAGATATGTTTCCTTGCTCTCTTTAACTCGATTAATGAAATAGCTTATGAGACTCTTAAGGAGCAGGATGCTCACATCATCCCTCACCTTCGGAAAGTG TGA
- the LOC131319333 gene encoding myrcene synthase, chloroplastic-like — translation MRWSATVLRLADDLGTSSDEMERGDNPKSIQCYMHETGASEEDARDHIKYLIGKTWEKMNEERLADSPFSKILVEIAMNIARVSQCMYQYGDGHSTQGQETKDRVLSLFINPVPLEY, via the exons ATGCGGTGGTCGGCCACTGTTTTACGACTTGCAGATGATTTGGGAACATCATCG GATGAGATGGAGAGAGGTGACAATCCGAAATCAATACAATGTTATATGCACGAAACTGGTGCATCAGAGGAAGATGCCCGGGATCACATCAAATACTTGATTGGAAAGACGTGGGAGAAGATGAATGAAGAGCGATTGGCAGATTCTCCCTTCTCCAAAATTCTTGTTGAAATTGCAATGAATATTGCTAGGGTATCCCAGTGCATGTACCAATACGGAGATGGCCATAGTACTCAAGGTCAAGAAACTAAAGACCGAGTGTTATCTCTGTTTATCAATCCTGTTCCGCTTGAATATTAA